Proteins encoded within one genomic window of Macrotis lagotis isolate mMagLag1 chromosome 3, bilby.v1.9.chrom.fasta, whole genome shotgun sequence:
- the CCDC110 gene encoding coiled-coil domain-containing protein 110, with protein sequence MGRWVGPGKAAMAPEHASIAETENQNQPQSVLKALQHQLESFQALRKQTLQNVSLVQSEISEILNKSIIDVESPQFGTEKATEKHVDKVTEEPALRIVYKDSQGQKTLKQSAENSEETLSKEKINLFEESSSIHSAGGKSNSVSKGVTTPSQVTSKNVSTLKNQTNRSTSMPNMSIFKKSNLLKNCSPLSCKNQSLSSVNTTFLIDSKSTIPFLKEEFSVNLDDVCHSIQKMKDELQRSHEREVALTNELHMLKMTTDAQGNGPNIPFSPKLIKKEPIKKKYINSELNEDIKSSRISELEALINKLIPLGETVTKFCTDYCQNCQSVSEKETIVNANHITKHNEVKTEKNKEIPNIDIKSLQFDSSNPKDTSSLIDQTEREMKDKEKQLYELHQGSLKLENEKSSKINPVTDQYVAKIQYLQNYLKESMEVQKKVLGLENENLDLKIKIKPMVYTIQSLMEKNSTYENQLKNLVEDKKTIQAKLDKSQEDSKECIIELKRIMQKYNELQNVNKILEEKNGQLCLEIQHMIELINRLKIKEEKIQNDMLLVNQEVNQLTVELESLKTNNSTFQNDKQMLERKVCQLQKENSSLEHELKGSRLEIKQLKEKERLAKSDQESLLQIIQSATNEKINLEATLQESAAARQIMKKEVEKIQSYQCDAKEKFQLELQNAKSRASFFKNGLSEISKECEKLSKMVKDLHSDNQVLKEELKKHTQENLKFAKSISMLTEDKVLLENYLRTVENERDSLQFEVRRQRQRDYFTLGKVFSNKHRKMTQLTYIARNEHCHFDDQ encoded by the exons GCCCTACAACATCAATTGGAATCATTTCAGGCTCTCCGCAAGCAAACTTTACAAAATGTTAGCTTG gtACAATCTGAAATTAgtgaaatattgaataaaagtattATCGATGTAGAGAGTCCACAGTTTGGCACAGAAAAGGCAACCGAGAAACATGTTGACAAAGTTACA GAAGAACCAGCTCTCAGAATAGTATATAAAGACAGTCAAGGCCAGAAGACCTTAAAGCAG TCTGCAGAGAATTCAGAAGAAACCCTTTCTAAGGAGAAAATTAATCTTTTTGAGGAGTCCAGCAGTATTCATTCTGCGGGGGGAAAATCCAATAGTGTCTCCAAAGGTGTAACCACTCCTTCCCAAGTTACTTCCAAGAATGTAtcaactttgaaaaatcaaacaaatagaTCAACTTCAATGCCAAAtatgagcatttttaaaaaatcaaatttactcAAGAATTGTAGTCCTCTATCTTGCAAAAATCAAAGTTTGTCTTCTGTCAATACCACTTTTCTAATTGACTCTAAAAGTACCATACCTTTTCTCAAAGAAGAATTTAGTGTAAACTTAGATGATGTTTGCCATTCTATccaaaaaatgaaggatgagcTTCAAAGATCACATGAAAGGGAAGTGGCTCTTACAAATGAACTTCATATGTTAAAGATGACTACAGATGCTCAGGGTAATGGGCCAAATATCCCATTTTctccaaaattaataaaaaaggaacctattaagaaaaaatacataaatagtgAATTAAATGAGGACATAAAATCAagcagaatttcagagttagaggCATTAATAAACAAATTGATTCCACTAGGGGAAACAGTGACAAAATTTTGTACTGATTATTGTCAGAACTGTCAAAGTGTATCTGAGAAGGAGACTATAGTAAATGCTAATCATATCACTAAACACAATGAAgtaaagactgagaaaaataaggaaattcctAACATTGACATTAAATCTTTACAATTTGATTCCAGCAATCCAAAAGATACATCATCATTAATTGACCAAACGGAACGTGaaatgaaagataaagaaaagcaaCTGTATGAGTTACATCAAGGATCACTAAAGCTTGAAAATGAGAAATCATCAAAAATCAATCCTGTAACTGATCAATATGTTGCAAAAATTCAGTATTTACAGAATTATCTAAAAGAATCCATGGAAGTACAGAAGAAAGTACTAGGACTGGAAAATGAAAATCTTGacctaaagataaaaataaaacccatgGTTTATACCATACAGTCTCTGATGGAGAAAAATTCAACATATGAAAATCAACTTAAGAATTTAGTTGAAGATAAGAAAACCATTCAGGCTAAGTTAGATAAATCACAAGAAGATAGTAAAGAATGTATTATTGAACTAAAAAGAATAATGCAGAAGTATAACGAACtccaaaatgtaaataaaattctagaagaaaaaaatggccaACTTTGTTTGGAGATACAACACATGATTGAATTAATAAATCgactaaaaatcaaagaagaaaaaattcaaaatgatatGCTTCTCGTCAATCAGGAAGTAAATCAATTGACAGTAGAACTAGAATCtctaaaaacaaataattcaacattTCAAAATGATAAACAGATGCTGGAAAGAAAAGTATGCCAACTTCAAAAAGAAAACAGCTCACTTGAACATGAACTAAAAGGAAGTCGTTTGGAGATAAaacaactaaaagaaaaagaaagattagcAAAATCTGATCAAGAGTCTCTTCTTCAAATAATACAGAGTGCTACAAATGAAAAGATTAATCTTGAAGCCACATTACAGGAATCTGCAGCTGCCAGACAAATAATGaagaaagaagttgaaaaaatCCAATCCTACCAATGTGATGCAAAAGAGAAGTTTCAACTAGAACTTCAAAATGCAAAATCTAGAGCCAGCTTTTTTAAGAATGGCCTGTCTGAAATAAGCAAGGAATGTGAGAAGTTATCCAAAATGGTAAAGGATCTTCACTCAGATAATCAAGTACTAAAGGAAGAGCTAAAGAAGCATACTCAAGAAAATCTAAAATTTGCAAAGAGCATCAGTATGCTAACTGAAGACAAGGTGCTTTTAGAAAACTATTTAAGAACAGTAGAAAATGAAAGGGATAGTTTGCAATTTGAGGTACGGCGGCAGCGTCAAAGAGATTACTTTACCTTAGGTAAAGTATTTTCAAATAAACATCGTAAGATGACTCAACTAACTTACATAGCAAGAAATGAACATTGTCATTTTGATGACCAGtga
- the LOC141517626 gene encoding ras-related protein Rab-5A, whose protein sequence is MANRGATRPNGPNTGNKICQFKLVLLGESAVGKSSLVLRFVKGPFHEFQESTIGAAFLTQTVCLDDTTVKFEIWDTAGQERYHSLAPMYYRGAQAAMVVYDITNEESFARTKNWVKELQRQAIPNIVIALAGNKADLANKRAVDFQEAQSYADDNSLLFMETSAKTSMNVNEIFMAIAKKLPKNEPQNPGANSARGRGVDLTEPTQPIRSQCCSN, encoded by the coding sequence ATGGCTAATCGAGGAGCAACGAGACCTAATGGGCCAAATACCGGGAATAAAATTTGCCAGTTCAAACTAGTACTTCTTGGCGAATCTGCTGTCGGAAAATCAAGTCTTGTGCTTCGATTTGTGAAGGGTCCATTTCATGAATTTCAAGAGAGTACCATCGGAGCTGCTTTTCTAACCCAGACTGTATGTCTGGATGATACAACAGTAAAATTTGAAATATGGGATACAGCTGGACAAGAAAGGTATCATAGCTTAGCACCAATGTACTACAGAGGCGCCCAAGCAGCAATGGTTGTGTATGATATCACAAATGAGGAATCCTTTGCAAGAACAAAAAACTGGGTTAAAGAACTTCAGAGGCAAGCAATTCCTAACATTGTAATAGCTTTAGCAGGGAACAAGGCTGATCTAGCCAATAAAAGAGCTGTAGATTTCCAGGAAGCACAGTCTTATGCAGATGACAACAGTTTATTATTCATGGAGACATCAGCTAAAACATCAATGAATGTAAATGAAATATTCATGGCAATAGCCAAAAAGTTGCCGAAGAATGAACCACAGAATCCAGGAGCCAATTCTGCCAGAGGAAGAGGTGTAGACCTTACCGAACCCACACAACCAATTAGGAGTCAGTGTTGTAGTAACTAA